In Sesamum indicum cultivar Zhongzhi No. 13 linkage group LG1, S_indicum_v1.0, whole genome shotgun sequence, the sequence ttttttattagtcaaaatttactgaatttgttgatattaataaaaaaaaactaaataaaaattgagatttaccctcgattgatttaataatgacttattgcaagtcaacaATTTTCTTTGGACTAAAGTACTCttataatagtgaaaatatacctcattacatgtattaatgcatgaagacgtatgatgataatttggtaataaaaaatttatttaatctactataaatcaatttagggtaaatatagatttttttacaattgttttttgctaatatcagcaaattcgataaattttgactaatgtagggacttatttgttagacgaaagcaaatctcaaggatgttatatataatttctcaaactacaagaaatttatgtataattatatcaaatctcatggaagggaagtataattatctttaatttttatcttctttaAAACAGacatgtgtgtatatatatatattaagttaaggtaattacattaatttaaaaagtggGTCTATTTACATGATAGTGAGgtcataatattttctacttttataatgaaaataaattgtagaaaaaattataaattaaacaatagtaaaaattaaaaatatttaaaaataaaagttaaaaaaaaacactaagaTTAGAACGTCTGGAAAAATagcttaatatttataattttcaattaaatcaattttatttaaaaatccaaagataaaaattgttaaataaagataatatttttaattttttttaacaataagcTGATAGATGGTTAGTTTAAGTATttaagaatttcaattttcccACATAACACCCCCCCTAAACTTACCTTCAGCGCTAAATCCCCGCAACCCCTTCCGCGCCACCGACGGCCTTGTGGTGAAAAACGCTGTCGATATAAAATCCCTTCTCCCTCTCTTTTCACACTCAAAAATCTGTGATCCAAATTCCTTAACTACTCGGATAAAACAAAATCCCTTGACCCACTTTCATTTCTGTACAAAAAGACTCAATCTTGACTGTTTTCCTTCCCCGTCTCAGATCTGCTAGCTAGCTACATTTCAGCTTTAGTGTGTGAAAATTTGCAGGATCTTGCTGGTTTTCTTGAACTAATTTCGTGGGTTCTTTTGCAGGTTGGAAGTTCTTAGCCGGAAATCATGTCAGGTGGAACAGAGTTGCATTGTTCAAGTGGTGTTGAGGTGAAAAACCCTGATCCCGTTTCCAAGAATTTGAGCAATGGCAATGGCAATGTCAATGGAAATTGCCAGAACGGAGATGCAAAGTCGTTCAAGATTTTCATAGGCTATGATCCGAGGGAGGATCTTGCTTATGAGGTCTGCCGCTATTCTTTACTCAAGAGATCTTCAATCCCAATTGAGATTTTCCCCATTAAGCAAAGTGAGTTGCGCCAAAAAGGCGTTTACTGGAGAGAGAGGGGGAAATTGGAGAGCACTGAGTTCTCATTTTCACGTTTCTTGACCCCTTTCTTGGCTAATTATGAGGGTTGGGCCATGTTTGTGGATTGTGATTTCTTGTACTTGGGTGATATCAAGGAGTTAGTTGATATGACTGATGATAAATACGCGATAATGTGCGTGCAGCACGATTATACACCAAAGGAGACAACGAAAATGGACGGTGCTGTGCAAACGGTGTACCCGAGGAAGAACTGGTCTTCCATGGTTTTGTATAACTGTGGGCATGAAAAGAATCGAGCTTTAACCCCGGATGTGGTTAATAAGGAGACGGGTGCATTTCTGCATAGGTTTCAATGGTTAGAGGATGATGAGATAGGAGAAGTCCCATTTGTATGGAATTTCCTTGTGGGGCACAACAAGGTTGTCGAGGGTGATCAGAGTACGTATCCAAAGGCAATACATTACACTCTTGGAGGTCCATGGTTTGAGCAGTGGAAGGATTGTGAGTTTGGGGATCTATGGTTAAATGAGTTGGAGGAGTACAAGAAGGCTGCTGAGAAGAAGGTGGATTAAGCCAATGTTTGTAGCTACTACAACTTATCGTCCACTAATAAGGTATTCGGCTGGTTGCCATTTGTTTCCACGTTCTACGTATTTGATTAGAAGTCATTAAAGTATGGAGGTTGGCGTTCTTTGGTAGTTATATACGGATATAGAATCATTCCTTTCTCGTGTGTAATATTCGTATTGTTTGATTGTCAGGATTCTTCATTGTAGTATAAGAATCGTTGTCAAGACAAGATTTGTGACATCATATTGATAATCATTATTTGGTGAAAGAGATTGattgtgaatttgaattatgatAGTTGTAGCCTAATTTCTGCAACCTTGCCTTTGATAccatttgatttgaatttttgtttgcttttctGAAACAATTTTATCGAATGGCTTGTTCACATAAACTTGGGCAAGCTGGAGGACCAGGTTAACTTAGACGCCTTTGTTGCATGTTCCTTGTTTACTCGTATAAATCATCATCACCGGCTTTTATATTGCTCAAAGATCGAGTAATTAAGGGCTGTCAGAAAAGTATACCTTCACTGCTTTAGCTCATCTATTGCATACTTGGAGTATTTTTTCAATGGAGGAATTTGAACTTTGTGCTTCACCAATGTTAACGCATCCGCTTAAATGCCAAACACTGTAGTGTCATATTAGTTGGATTCATCCTTCCATCTTTGTGGGCGAATTTCGAAAGGGTTCATGAAATCTCAACCGCCAATCTCCATGTTCTGCAGAAATCTCACAGGGTAGGCCAACTTCTCCTATTGATGTTTGTTCTTGCTTTTCCTCAACTTTGGTCGTTCCAATTCGTCTTCCTCAACTTGTTTATACGCAACGGGAAGTTGTAATCTTATGGTGGTATGCCTCATGTCTGCGTGCATTTAAAGAATGATGGTGCAAGTATTAAACTTGGTGAATTTACTCATCTTGTTGAAATAAAACTTTGTTGTTTACATCCATTGGAGACTGTACATCTGCCTCTTAGTTTTGACTGCTGACTTTGTTGTGCCCGAATACTCGGTATTCAAATCTgctacataaattttttgaagctCTAGGGAGCTGGACCACCAATCACCACATTTtcagctctctctctctctctcactcatATTGTTTGTGCAGAAATCTTGAATGAACCATATAAGCAAAGCGATTACGTTATACAGACATGGCATGATTTACATTATTAGCCCATTGTGGTACATCTGAAAATAACCATATGGGAGAAGAAAATCCGATATAAAACGAAAGTCTAAACATACTTAGAACTATTAAATCAATAAGTATCATCTCAACCATGCCTACTGATCAGGCTCGAAATCGCAGATCGCACTCTGAGCTCGTTATCTGCCTTCCGTTTCCGACCACGGATATTCTGAGAATGAGAAACAAACGTTACCTAGCCGGGAAAAGCCCCGGCGAAGATACTCCGACGCCCAAGTCAGTTTTcatcacaataaatataatcttcACGGAAAAAATCCTCCAAAGAGAAATCTCCCTCTAGTCCTAAGTACTggtaaaatcatcaaaaaaaaattacctttttctttgggattttctcccttttatacgccataaatatataatcctCAAGGGATTAACACCCGGTCAAATACCTTAAATGCGTGAAATCCCTTTCACCCTTTTTTCTGGAGGATATATTGATCTTTTCCGGAATCTCATCACCTactttactctttttttagCCAAAAAAACACAACCAGTTTTcaggtaaaatttaaaaacaaactaTTAATGAGGTGAAcaagaaaggaagaaaaagaaaatacgtGATGGGGTGAGAGAGGCTCGAACTCTCGACCTCAGGATAACTCAGAAGCTATGAGACCTACGCGCTAGCCAACTGCGCCACCACCCCTTTGATGCCATTCATTCCACAACAAAATTATAGAccttttaatgaatttaaaaattcagaaTTATCAGAATTGCAATTGGTTCAATGGAATTGGAGGCCAAGAATCAAGTTGGGGGGTTATGCTTTTAGTACTTATTGGGGACATGTGGAGGTTTGTGATTGGGTTGATGATCTTAATAGTGATGATGACATGATGTGAGATGTGAGCAGCAATAGAATCAACTTAGAGGCTTATCCTTGTTGCTTTCCTCACCATTTCACCTCTTATTCCCACATCATATCAATAAAAGGGACTACTCTTTTTACTTCtatattaaatagtaataACATACATTGTGTTCTCTTTTACTTCATTATCCACCTAtttctttacatttttttattattatatcaaataaaaagaggagtcaaaataattaataactaatcaaaatcgataaaataaattaatataaggtgtttataaacaaaaaaattattaatgaaattgatcGGTCAAATATATgcgagaaaaaatatatatattaagaatattttagtcTACACATATTTTACGAATCAACATAGTTAGTGTAAGGTTCCCTCATATAGCTAACGTGACCCCATCAAAATGGTACTAAATGAagttttgcaataatttaacataagtacttatcaattttttaatcgaaaaataagttgaaaataacgttattttatttacaatttatgtTTCTAAACTGTTTATATTAAgctcatttaaattaaaagttatatacTTCTCTCATCAACTTTTACAGCTCATTGGTAAAATTGTACATATTCCaacttcacaattttttttaccaacttttacttttatttcaaatattttcgaCTTTCACtacaactaaatttataatttttttttaacattagtAAAATAGGACTACCGAACGGTATTTGTGTACGAGGGCTCAAAGTAGAACCGAACCAACACAGAAAAAATGTGAAACTTCCCCCCACgtatcaattaaaaaagaacTTTGCATATGCTTATATGGCATCTAGCATCTAACATAATGTAGTACTATATTTTATAGGGCTACAATTAATCTGGTTTGGGAAAATTAAAAGCTCAATGTAAATGATAATTTGGatgcatataaataataatgaatttgaatagcaattattaacaattaatgAGTACGATTTTAGTTGAATAAGATCTATTTTATAAGGTCGTAcgtctatatttttaaatgccCAGTAGAcgtaattttagtaaatagGTTTGTTTCATTCTTAACCAATGAATTTCTGTTTCTCTCAGTATttatctctctttctctctcatctttttaaataaaaataatagattttatatcaaatatataagttattaaaaaaaatcactctattttttttgtactttgcaatctaaactttatttattttttaatttatcataccAATTACACGAGTTTTGCAAGTTACTATTTCAAACAATTTGTTCGTAAAATTCTTTCTCGAAAAACGTTCACATGCAGCATATATGTGCAAGAATCCTCCtggtttataaaatttcactcatgtgattgttaattttttgtaagaaTATTGTGTATTCCTCAAACAGTGATCCGAATTTGAGATTTTGTGGTGGTAAATTATACATGTGCACTgaatcttataatttatttattgtactaaaattaaaaaatttagccaCACGAAGATCAATACACAAGTTAAAACGTACATGACTTGAATTTCAATCCCAAagttttctattatttaaattatttttgctttcAACAAATTCTATAGttttaataagtaaattataattgtgggAACGACagctttatatttatagtgtaatatttcgaaaaaaaaaattaaatatgccaTCTTTAATGCAAGGGATATATCTGTATATTACTCAtgagttgtaatttatttttcatccatgttCTCAATTTTCGTACCGTatcaaattctcaaatttatgGAGAAAATGTTGCCAAAATTGGACAACAATTTTCTCCATGCCAAACACATCACAAACAATATTTCCTCTTTATAATCTTCTCTTTAGCgttgaatttaaattgaattctcTTCACTTCTAAGAAATTACTGccatttacataaattattagatagaggaataataaaagaaaagcataGTAAAAAATCCTGCACGAACAccatgtaataataatatatatttctatgtAAATAACTAGATAAATAGATAAAGCGAATCGTCTTTCTGTGCGAGAATCGTGTTTTCGCAGCATAGCCTGATCTTTTCACTCGGATTCGTCTCTTGCAAGCAAAAAATGGCAAGTAGTAGTGGCTGTTGGTgtgagaagaaaattattcaaaaaggAATTTCTTTATTACCTTTTCTCTGAGACTGAGAGATTAACAAAATACGAGGTTTGCCAATCTTTATGagaaacaataaagaaataatctTTGAAGGGTAGGTGAGAAAAGGCCAAGAATTTTTACtacccttttgtttttttttttttttgaggaaaaagtaattctttttgttcaGCGCagacatatatttattttgtgggcATCTGAGAAAAGggagaaaaattaaagaaaaattaagagagATGGGTTCTTGTGGTATGCTTGCAAGAAGGGCTTTGCTCACTGATACCCCTGTTATGGTTCAGGTACTGAATTTTCTGTATTGAAAATGGGATCCCTTTTTGTACTTGTTTAGTTTTCTGtgctttttgttttgttttttgggtATTTACATGTTACTGCGTATGCCCATATGTGTTTCTTGAATACTTGGATGAAGAGTTGCTTGAATGTTGTGAAAAGGTGGTGCCTTTAGTTTTAGTGGATTGTGAAAATTAATGGTTTTGAATCTTCAGATACAAGAGCTGATCCGAGGTGTGAAGGATTGTGTTTCTTTGGCTCAGGTTTGTTTACTTTCCCCAATGTTTTACTTTTCATgactttttttgtaaaatatgtataattcgTGGTATTGTATACATGTATTTCTGAGTATCGAGGTCAAGGAATTGAGAAGTGTGAAGGCCTTTGTCTATGTTGTTTCGTGTTGAACCGTAAAGTCTGGTGATGTCTGGTTCTTGGGAAAGtacattttcttgaattcGACATCTCTACGGGTGGTGAGAGTTGCTTTAGAGCCAATTGCATCTGGAATTGTGTAACTTGACTTGTTTTTGGGTTGTCGTTACCAATGATGATCTGGATTAGTTTAATGAATTCTAGAAGTTCTTGATTGTATCAAGTATCTGCATCTTGAAGTTGGCAGTTTTTCGTATgggttttcttgttcttgaacTGCATATCCAGATGACTGGTGGCTTTAGATTATTCCCCTTCTTAACTTGGCTAATAGCAGAGTGATAATGACTTAAACCAGGAGTAAACAGAGGGAAAAAGTCTTCAGTTGGTGACTCGGGATTCCGTTTGTGGACCAAAATCGAGATGTGAACCGTATGCTCTTGCCTTGTGCTCATAATCCTGCCCATTTTACCTATTTCTATATTGTCGACGTTCAAGCCTGACTGTTGCTATTCCAATGTCACTAATTTCATCGattacttattatttgaagACTTGGTTAGATTGTATAAAGCGACAAGTTTTTAGCTAGCAGGTTTTAGAAGTGTAAATACTGCTACTGTGACTACTGTTTATACTCTCtgtaaatttagaattatgatCCAACTTGTTTCCACTCTACATGATTGAAAGAAAAACGATAGCTTAAAATGGTAAACTTAATCCTCATTGTGTGTTTTTGCAGGGAGTAGTGTACTGGCAACCACCCAAGCCGGCGCTACAAAAGGTGCAAGAACTTGTATGGGAGCCTTCAGTTAGTCGGTACGGTGCTGATGAAGGCCTTCCTGAGCTGAGGGAGGCCTTAATGAAGAAGGTCATATCTGTTAGCTATCTATATTATCTTCTCTGCTAGGACTTATTTGGTGTTGTAAAGTATCATTTCTCAAAATGAAAGTGTCTCATTCAGCATACTGATTCATGTCGTTTCATCAAAATTCTTGTCATTTTCTATGAATACTCAATATTTTGATGGACTTTGTTGAGTTATTTGATGGGTCAGCCTCAGTGTTATAACTGGTGAAATATGATGTATTTGGGATAAGTTTGCCAACTTTATATCCCAGTCAGATCCTCTAGATGTATAAGTAACTATAAACTTACATTGCCTTTTGGTTGTCGAGCTAATTGTTTTCTGTCATTGCTTTTGCAGTTACGTCATGAAAACAAGTTACATAAATCCTCAGTTATGGTGACTGCTGGGGCAAATCAGGTGGGCAGTTTCAATCTGATTCACTTTTTTCTCCATGACAGTACAGAAAACAGAGTTTAACATGAAAAGAGTTATAAGGGCTTAATTTGAGTTGACAATTTGTAATGCATTTGCAAGCTTTTTAGCTGCTGCATTTGTTTACTTCTTCTTGGAAAGGTATCCATTTGGTTCCCTGACATTGTCCCTTGCACCTCTTGTCAGACAGACAGCTGCTTTGTGGGCATTACTCTTCCAATGACTTGAACTGGATTTAATTCTACATATTAACATTTTGTCATTGAATTGTACGCTTTTCCCACTGATTTCCCCCCCAAGAGGTTCTTCTTGTGTCTGCAATCTATATCAAAACATACAACTGAGATGATACGTGTCATGAACAAGTTTGCACACAGATTAAAATTTGCTGTCCAGATAACTCCATCTATACTGTCACTTCAAAGCTTCACACAGTCATATGCTAGATTTCTTACTAAGCAGGAgttgcatttttcccaataCCTGTTGCTAACATTCTTATAACGCATGAGC encodes:
- the LOC105164113 gene encoding protein CDI-like, with the translated sequence MSGGTELHCSSGVEVKNPDPVSKNLSNGNGNVNGNCQNGDAKSFKIFIGYDPREDLAYEVCRYSLLKRSSIPIEIFPIKQSELRQKGVYWRERGKLESTEFSFSRFLTPFLANYEGWAMFVDCDFLYLGDIKELVDMTDDKYAIMCVQHDYTPKETTKMDGAVQTVYPRKNWSSMVLYNCGHEKNRALTPDVVNKETGAFLHRFQWLEDDEIGEVPFVWNFLVGHNKVVEGDQSTYPKAIHYTLGGPWFEQWKDCEFGDLWLNELEEYKKAAEKKVD